atcataaaaattacaGCACTAATGCTTTAAGGTGCATTTAACAGGCCTTTCACTCACTCTGTTATTCTGCTCTCCTCTCTCTGTGGCCGCCCCCCACTCCTCTCTCTCGATGTCTTCTGACTCGTCTCCGCCTTCCCCTCTTCTCTTGCTTTAACAGACACTTTGCTATCATCCTTTACTGCTTGTTTGATTTCCAAGTCCTTAAGAGTGACTGGTTTGCAGTCTTTATCCACAATCTTGTTTTCCACCGAGAGTTCCTTTGCAGTCATATCTGTGCTTTCATCAGTAGGTTTGTCGTTTTTTGGAATTTCTCGCTTTCCTCTGGTAGAGGTGACCAATCCCTGCAGAGACTTCAGCACACTCAGCCTCTTCTCGGCCAAGACCTTACTCCTCTGttacaaacagagagagagagagagagagagagagagagagagagagagagagagagagagacagaaaaacaaaaaagataaaccATAGAACCAAGTAAACCATGGAATTAATGGGTTGTTTTTGGTGTTGTGCCttaaagaatattaaataaaaattacctCCTCCTTCTGGCCCTCCGTGTGCTTCTCTCCACCAGTTTCTTCTATCTGCTGCATCATTTCCTCTTTGTTCTGGGCCTCCTGCTCTTCTTTTCTCCTTTGTTCCTTCTGTTTATCaagctcttctttctttttttgtgcagCTTCTTCCTTCGCACACTTTTCCTTTTGCTCttcctcctcttttctcttcAGTTCCTTAAGTCTATCcagctcttctttctttttctgtgctGCTTCTTCCTCTTCCTGCTTTTTCTTTCGCTCCTTCTCCTGCTCTTTTTTCCTCTGGAGTTCCTTAAGTCTCTCcagctcttctttctttttttgtgcgGCTTTCTCCTCTTCCCTCTTTTGTTCCTTCTCCTGCTCTTCTTTCCTCTTGAGTTCCTTAAGTCTCTCCAGCTCCTCTCTCTTTTGTTGTTCCGCTGCTTCCTCTTCCAGCTTTTTCTTTTGCTCCCTCTCCTGCTCTTCTTTCCTCTTCAGCTCAAGTCTTTCCCGCTCTTCTTTCATTTTTTGTTCTGCTGCTTCCTCTGCCTGCTTTTGCTCCTTCTCCTGCTCTTCTTTCCTCTTGAGTTCTTTAAGTCTGTGCAGCTCTTCTGTCTTTTTTCGTTCTGCTTCTAACTCTTCCCGCTTTTTATTTTGCTCATCTTTCCTCTTCAGTTCTTTAAGTTTATCCAACTCCTCATTTTGTTCCTTAACTGCTTCTTCCTGCTTTTTCTTTTGCTCCACTTCCTCCTCTTTTTGCActgtttgtctctttttctcagtcTCCTTCAACTCATTCACCTCCTTCCTTTCCTGCACAGTTCCCTCTTTCTGATGATTCATCTTTTTGTTCACGCTGTCCTGCTCTTCTTTCCCTTTCTGTGCCACATCATCTTCCTTCCTTTTTGTCCTCTGTTCCAAATCATTCCTGGCTTCCTGCACTCCTTTCCTTGTTGTTCTCTTTTCCTCCATCTCCTTTAGTTTATCCacctgttctttctttttctgattCGCTTCTTCATTTTTCGTTTTCTTAATCTGTTCCTCTTCCTTACTGGCCTCCTGCACCCCTTTCCGTGTCTGTCTCTTTTCCTCCATCTCCTTCAAGTTATTTATctcttccttctttttcttcacctcttctttcttcttttgttCTTCTGCTTTTCTCCTTTTCTCAACCTCTTCCCTCTCGTTACCCTCAATCCGTGGCAGGCTGCTTCTCAGTCGTTTACTTTCATGCTCTTTCTTTTCACTCTCATccccttcttctctctctcctcttctcctctttctaACATCATTCTTTTCTGTTTGTGGAGCTGTAGGTTTATCACAGTCTTGTGATTTAGCCGCAAGGTCCTCCTTCTTCTCTTCCTCATCCCTGTCTTTCTTCTCTCCCCGTCTCCTCTTTGATCCTTCATTCTCGTTCTCTTGTTTCTTAATGGAGGCTGTATTACAAAAAAGAATAACAGGTAGAAAATGGGAGAGTCATTTGTGCTATATAATTCCAACATAACTTGAGAATCAAGAATCAATCAACTATCTAACAGTAAGGAAGGATCAATCAACTATCTAACAGTAAGGAAGGATCAATCAACTATCTAACAGTAAGCCAATAATTTAGCCAATCCTGAGAGTTCAGTAGATGAAATTAACCATATTTTACAAGTTGCTTGGGTCACAAGAAGCTGTAGCTGTAGTTTTTGTAGTATAGTGCATAGAACACAGACAGAATTACTGAATTGAggcctaaaacattttttaaatttaaatacactggaaaaaataacaaaaattggGAAAGAAATGCAAAAGAAATAAATAACCAACTATAAAAATGGAATTTAGGGagaattaaaaatgattttacacGGCTCATTAAAATCATATGGTGTTCAATGCTCTGAGTGAAGACAGGATGTCACAAATTCACAGAATATATTACAAATTTGCAGGAAGAAGAGTAAAGACTTAACTCTCACCACTAACCATAAACCACAATCAAGAGTACATCACATCACTCAGTACAGTTAGCAGACCCTGACTATGACACTTTCAGCAGGAATTCACCGGTTCTCACCGCTGGTTGAATTCAGAGCTTGAAGTACATTGTATGTTGAGAGACAATGCACAAAACAATCCCAATCCATGTACAATGATGAATTGTCAAGTTTGCATGGTAAGGCGATCATGGCATTCAGCACAGCTTTCATGTGGTATAAGTGATTTGATGGTTTCAGATGTTAGAGGGCAATGTCCATTCATTCaatgtttcattcattttaaaatgtttagtttctaGTCTCTAGTATGAAGGAATGCCATGTGAAAAAAGACCCAGACTCCGCTCTATATCGTAAAATCTGATGTGAACGGCGTCACTTTGACCAGTGTTTTGTCGAGTTGaactaccttgtcaaaccgtgcttccctagtgtatatttaagatcTCAGAAAAACGTGGAATCAACCGGATATACGAttcaaacctatagttacttacacaagatagctaaggTTAACGAGcttgtgtaaacagagctgtaagctctttagctgaagAGAGActgttcagctctgcctgtgggcggtcccaagccaaGGTGAGAGAGACCATGAACTCACGAGTTGGCGTAGAACAATACCAATCCCTGTATGATGATGAATGATCAAGTTTGCAGGGTAAGACCATCATGGCATTCAGCAAAGCTTTCATGTGTTATAAGTGATTTGATGGTTTCAGATGTTAGAGGACAATGTGCATCATATAAACACcttaaaaaggttttattccatagttttttttttattcatttttatttttgttttggtctctagtatgaatgaatgccatgtgagcagtTTTTGTGAAAAaggtgctctggtgtttctgtttagccctgctttatttcactgaattagtggtctatgaagaaagacaggatttcagttcttgctcatgaatattcatacatgcaaacaaataGCCTCTGTTTGGCTAACAGAACTGCAGAAGAACGCAACCTGCCTTCCtctccccacagtcaattttgcagctctaaaactcaagacaaaatgttttcagagatacagccttagttgtgaagatatagcactgagtgctatataaagttaacccttaaactttgcttATTGTCAGACTCTCAATGTCGCTTGACCTTGATTGATAACGTTTTGTTACCTAAATTAACgatactaaactcttacctcagacttggtgatgcGGTGCTTCGGCGGTTTTGCCACAGcgaagccccagagtctgctctatatcataaaatctgacgtgAACGGCGtcactttgaccggtgttctgtcgagttgaactatcttgtcaaaccgtgcttccctagtgtatatttaaggtcttggaAAAACGTGGAATCAACCATATATATGATTTAAacatatagttacttacacaagatagctacggtttactagctggtgtaaacagagctgtaagctctttagttACAAGAGACAGTGTGGCTTTGTTCagttctgcctgtgggcggtccacatagacacagtgctttcctgatcgactcttattttctgaatattttctttcacTAGCTACTACAGACAATTGGGgtcaaaaaatagttttatatgcagcatgcataaacaactcagagagaactattgtattttacaaagaacaagaaaaagtgcattttagcaaaaggagacctttaaaaagcATTTCAAAGTAGCAGTACCTGCTGGGCCTGAAGGAGCAGATGAgactggatttttttcttttaaatcagaCGAAGCTTCCTCCAGCTTTCTCTTCTGACTGCGTATTTTTAGTGGGTCCTCAGTGACCGGGGTGACTGCAGCAGAGGACTTCTGAACCTGCAGTACAACACACAGCATGCCTTACACGGGTCAATATCAAAACACACTTAATCATGCTTAACTTACAAGTGCAAACATTTGTGAGCCAACTTTGaattatttaaattgttaaaatttatATCAAGTTCAAAGATATGTTCAATGATTGGCAATATTTCTTCTGAAATGCATTAGAGGTGTGCCGACACGTAATAAACACCTGATTTATAATACATTTGAAACAGAACAGCTATTAACGTCTTaaacactctttttttttgtcgattttaaattatttcaatGGTGGACCGCCAAACATTACAACCCCTACCGTTTATAAACTAGGTGTGTTCATAGCATAAGCTTAGGGATTTGATCTATTGAtgcattgataaaaaaaaaatccctcaagTACAAGTATGAGTACATTTGGGAGTAGAGTTCTGGATTTGAGGGTACCATTAATTTGGGCAGCGAGTCCCACCTGAGCTCCACAGCTCCGCACGCAGTATACATTAAGAATTTCGTCATGCTAAGTGTGCTATACTGAGCTTCTGGGGTTTATTGCATTGATCAGGGGTTTTCATGAAAGACAGAAAATTGTAACTGGATGGGAAAAAAACTTCAGTGAACACAGAACACTTACTTTTGCAGGCTTCTTCACTGGCAGTGGCAGTTTTATCTTTAGGTTATTCCCCTTGGTCTTGTTTCTTGCTAATTTCCCAGTGTTTTTATCCTTCTTTGCTTTTGAAAGGATTTTGTTCCTGGCGGAGCTCTTCCTCACTGCACCCACTCTTCTTGCCGCACTGACTTTCTTTGTGAGTATGGCTTTTTTGACTAGGATGACCTTTTTCTTCTGGATGACTTTTTTCACAGGGCTGACTTTTCTGGACAAGCCAGCTGCTGAAACACTGGTCACTCTTTTGGAGGCTCTAATCGTCTTGTTTGCTGCAGTATCCTTAGCGACTCTTAAAGTCGCTCTCTTCTTAACTTGCATCTCCGATGTTTTTGTCTTTGGACTTGATGCATTCTTCAAAGATGCTCCTTTTGCACTGGGTGTGGTGGGTTTAGATGATGGGTCACACACAGGTGAGGAGATTTTTGCAGGTGACacttcgctgttctttgttttgGCTGCTTCTgtccttttctgttttttgtaCGCCAGCCGGCTCTCATGTACCTTCTTTACCAGAGctgctttctgtgtgtgtgtgtgtgtgtgtgagagagagagagagagagagagagagagagagagagaaagagagaaagaaaagaagagagtgTCTTACTTTCAGAAGCCACAACAAGGTTGGCAACAgggggttaaatatttttctttgctTTGTGTTGTGTAGACACATTATGGATTGCAGAAAAAAGTTAACTGACAGATAAGACATGAAAATTGATGAAAATGCACATAAATATAAATGATCCACTACTTTAAAACCAATACAGATTAAGccaaaatgtaaatgtttaatttagcacataaatattaattcattaaatcaTTACAATGCACACCCTGTTGGTTGAACAGTACAGCAAAACTTTTTGCATTTCAGTGGGCATGCTGTGAAATCTGACCTTTTGACCTCTGAGGCCGATCCCTGGGTCATTTTCAATCTCCCACATGGCCTTGTCAAAGCCTCCTCGTGTGGTGGATTTGCCATATCTCTCCTTGTTGGGCCAGTAGTGGGCAATTTCTTTGGGGACCAAAGAGGTTCTGCAGAAAAATGAGAGCAAAAAGAGCAGAAATAGCCACAGTTAAATCAATTTCCATAGCATGCTGGCTCTGTCAAAGTATTTCTGATATTACTGTTACTGTCTCCGTTAAAGGTATATTTGGCATTTTTGTGGCAAACAAGTTTATAGCACAAAAGAGTATGCAATATtaagtatgaagatgatccgtgcataGCAAAATGTCCCCACTAAGCTTCTttattatatttgcattgtactataATGAACTCATTTTCATTGTGCACATGTGCAGCTGAAAGACAGCATAATGCATCCCAaatttttaacattaacattttaatattacattacattattggGCTTTGAAACCAGTacctttacacttttacttgagtaaaaagcttgagctgaTTATTCCTGAAATTTCCTGTAGATTTTAAA
The Astyanax mexicanus isolate ESR-SI-001 chromosome 13, AstMex3_surface, whole genome shotgun sequence DNA segment above includes these coding regions:
- the LOC103045511 gene encoding golgin subfamily A member 6-like protein 22, which gives rise to MKPQSSHDFNPGDIVFAKMKGYPFWPARIADGKAPKNKIPIFFYGTHTTTSLVPKEIAHYWPNKERYGKSTTRGGFDKAMWEIENDPGIGLRGQKKAALVKKVHESRLAYKKQKRTEAAKTKNSEVSPAKISSPVCDPSSKPTTPSAKGASLKNASSPKTKTSEMQVKKRATLRVAKDTAANKTIRASKRVTSVSAAGLSRKVSPVKKVIQKKKVILVKKAILTKKVSAARRVGAVRKSSARNKILSKAKKDKNTGKLARNKTKGNNLKIKLPLPVKKPAKVQKSSAAVTPVTEDPLKIRSQKRKLEEASSDLKEKNPVSSAPSGPAASIKKQENENEGSKRRRGEKKDRDEEEKKEDLAAKSQDCDKPTAPQTEKNDVRKRRRGEREEGDESEKKEHESKRLRSSLPRIEGNEREEVEKRRKAEEQKKKEEVKKKKEEINNLKEMEEKRQTRKGVQEASKEEEQIKKTKNEEANQKKKEQVDKLKEMEEKRTTRKGVQEARNDLEQRTKRKEDDVAQKGKEEQDSVNKKMNHQKEGTVQERKEVNELKETEKKRQTVQKEEEVEQKKKQEEAVKEQNEELDKLKELKRKDEQNKKREELEAERKKTEELHRLKELKRKEEQEKEQKQAEEAAEQKMKEERERLELKRKEEQEREQKKKLEEEAAEQQKREELERLKELKRKEEQEKEQKREEEKAAQKKKEELERLKELQRKKEQEKERKKKQEEEEAAQKKKEELDRLKELKRKEEEEQKEKCAKEEAAQKKKEELDKQKEQRRKEEQEAQNKEEMMQQIEETGGEKHTEGQKEERSKVLAEKRLSVLKSLQGLVTSTRGKREIPKNDKPTDESTDMTAKELSVENKIVDKDCKPVTLKDLEIKQAVKDDSKVSVKAREEGKAETSQKTSRERSGGRPQREESRITESGKKKGEEERMDIRKASALSVTDSLLYRLHGDIRISMTLDNPDVSKCLLALDELSNVPVSSRHIQNHSELIDTLRKMRWFRGSEDIMFKASMLYYRFKNIYLIGDSDETLSQEYINTLQEDKERERVERERTEETSSHVSHTAIVDGSHVETQPLQAQSSNLIRHSECAAERS